A window from Malacoplasma iowae encodes these proteins:
- a CDS encoding UTP--glucose-1-phosphate uridylyltransferase, translating to MKVKKAIIPAAGLGTRFLPITKSIPKEMFPIINKPSIQFIIDECINSQIEEVIIVLSSNKKSIIDFFCNNKSDLNGFNSKFLYNGLSISFIEQKEALGLGHAIKICEKFINNEPFAVLLPDDVIFVKKDQQPAIKQLIDIFYKKQTNVIGVQNVDWKDVNKYGIIDVRKIDENIIDVRSVIEKPNIENSPSQLAIVGRYIFMPNIFYFINKSQPNLNNELELTSAIQDSINSNKLFAKIIFGNRYDIGSKIGLIKSLLDVGLNDEEISKELKEHINKIKNDK from the coding sequence ATGAAAGTAAAAAAAGCAATTATTCCTGCAGCAGGATTGGGAACAAGATTTTTGCCAATAACTAAATCTATCCCTAAAGAGATGTTCCCTATTATCAATAAACCATCAATACAATTTATTATTGATGAGTGTATTAATTCACAAATAGAAGAGGTAATTATTGTTTTATCATCTAATAAAAAATCAATTATTGATTTTTTTTGTAACAATAAATCAGATTTAAATGGGTTTAATTCCAAATTTTTATATAATGGTTTATCAATATCTTTTATAGAACAAAAAGAAGCACTTGGGCTTGGTCATGCAATTAAAATATGTGAAAAATTTATTAACAATGAACCATTTGCAGTTTTGTTACCTGATGATGTTATTTTTGTGAAAAAAGATCAACAACCAGCTATAAAACAACTAATTGATATTTTTTATAAAAAGCAAACAAATGTTATTGGAGTTCAAAATGTTGACTGAAAAGATGTTAACAAATATGGAATAATTGATGTAAGAAAAATAGACGAAAATATTATTGATGTTAGAAGTGTAATTGAAAAACCAAATATTGAAAACTCTCCATCACAATTAGCAATTGTTGGTAGGTATATTTTCATGCCAAACATTTTTTATTTTATTAATAAATCACAACCAAATCTAAATAATGAACTTGAGTTAACAAGCGCAATTCAAGACAGCATTAACTCTAATAAACTTTTTGCAAAGATAATTTTTGGAAACAGATATGATATTGGATCAAAAATAGGATTAATAAAATCACTTCTTGATGTTGGCTTAAATGATGAAGAAATTTCTAAAGAATTAAAAGAACACATAAATAAAATAAAAAATGATAAATAA
- a CDS encoding glycoside hydrolase family 2 TIM barrel-domain containing protein — MEHYKYMDKYKLEIYENPLIQSKNRLNPRAYFKEYSSLQQALEYDVNYRGKIIDLNGKWKFKLFDSPKLINSDIKKIDYTNFNDIIVPLPWQMANYGKMHYSDVWWTFPIMPPKVITNNPTGVYYKEFIIQNIDDNNDYILRLHNADSCVQVYLNDNEIGMTKGSRYTAEFKLNEYIKNGENKLLIICYQWSDGSYLEDQDQWWFSGLYRNVEILIEPKNFINDFFIKTKRLSENYYDFSLEVKLKEESNLNLNIAIFDKNKNIIFSNKFNNCSDKVFFNQRFNNINEWNAETPNLYTLVIYNDEKTWFVPHKFGFREISKNKRVLLLNGKPIMFKGVNFHSHNPKTGKFVPLSQIEKDLKIMKKHNINSVRTSHYPQVVEFYYLCDLLGLYVIDEADLEAHGFELTGDWSWTSNDEKFKLSYLERGTRMVHRDKNHTCILMWSLGNETGFGQNFIDMANAIKEIDDTRFIHYEGDFDCEVVDVHSNMYTRLEIGKHDEKRRTLQSVLDGYVGDRQYPKWKELPHIECEFAHAMGNGPGSLYDYFEIFYSNEAFAGGFVWEWYDHGIESKDQYNNVYYKYGGDFGDDPTNGTFCIDGLMMPDGTISPGLIEYKEVIAPVVLKLSEDNAKFFVTNRHDFTLLSQYDSCIKITNSNGRVIYQANIDLHDILPRTTKEFSLPKINKLKNTYYFLSLELRYKKDTMFSKQGDIVSIKNAELNFIEENKPIISDDSYIKVNDKEFELEIFTKDLKIIFDKTNSNIRSIYKNDNLIVEKGPQLNFWRGLTDNDNDQYRQIWMKQFFVHLFSESVMNYEIEHTDNGLMINVETINGAVNQAWYFTSQYRYLIHYNNTIEFEVNGKPSGLINVSEEMTQKAGSGSSIKIDPNDIVPKMLPRIGIKMKLNKSFDSFEYFGKGPGESYSDSCQANPYNLYSQTIDQSFTNYVHPQENGNKHKSLWVKPKSDFLSFKVYAPTKENRFDFSLTYYDDMHLTLTKHRNELIKDDFIHFNIDYKQNGLGSNSCGPLPMDKYKCTVEEFKIKFIMDFN, encoded by the coding sequence ATGGAACATTATAAATATATGGATAAATATAAACTTGAGATTTATGAAAACCCTTTAATACAATCAAAAAATAGATTAAATCCAAGAGCTTATTTTAAAGAATATAGTAGTTTACAACAAGCATTGGAATACGATGTAAATTATAGGGGGAAAATAATAGACCTTAATGGAAAATGAAAATTCAAATTGTTTGATTCACCCAAGTTAATAAATTCTGATATTAAAAAAATAGATTATACAAATTTTAATGATATTATTGTGCCATTACCATGACAAATGGCAAACTATGGAAAAATGCATTATTCTGATGTTTGATGAACTTTTCCAATAATGCCACCAAAAGTTATTACAAATAATCCAACAGGTGTTTATTATAAAGAATTTATAATCCAAAACATTGATGACAATAATGATTACATATTAAGACTTCATAATGCAGATTCTTGTGTGCAAGTATATTTAAATGACAACGAAATAGGAATGACAAAAGGGTCTAGATATACTGCTGAATTCAAATTAAATGAGTACATCAAAAATGGTGAAAATAAATTATTGATTATTTGTTATCAATGATCAGATGGTTCTTATTTAGAGGATCAAGACCAATGATGATTTTCTGGATTATATAGAAATGTTGAAATTTTAATAGAACCAAAGAATTTTATTAATGATTTTTTTATTAAAACAAAAAGATTATCAGAAAATTATTATGATTTTTCTTTGGAAGTAAAATTAAAAGAAGAATCTAACTTAAATTTAAATATTGCTATATTTGATAAAAATAAAAACATTATTTTTTCAAATAAATTTAATAATTGCAGTGATAAAGTTTTTTTCAATCAAAGATTTAATAATATAAATGAGTGAAACGCAGAAACACCAAATCTATATACACTAGTTATTTATAATGATGAGAAAACTTGGTTTGTTCCTCATAAATTTGGTTTTAGGGAAATTTCTAAAAACAAAAGAGTTTTATTATTGAATGGAAAACCGATAATGTTTAAAGGTGTTAATTTCCATTCACATAATCCAAAAACAGGTAAGTTTGTTCCTTTAAGTCAAATAGAAAAAGATTTAAAGATAATGAAAAAACATAATATAAATTCAGTAAGAACTTCACATTATCCTCAAGTTGTAGAATTTTATTATCTTTGTGACTTGCTTGGTTTATATGTAATTGATGAAGCAGATTTGGAAGCACATGGTTTTGAATTAACTGGTGATTGATCTTGAACAAGTAATGATGAAAAATTTAAGTTATCTTATCTTGAAAGAGGTACAAGAATGGTACATCGTGACAAAAATCACACATGTATTCTAATGTGATCTCTTGGAAATGAGACTGGTTTTGGTCAAAATTTTATTGATATGGCTAACGCTATAAAAGAAATAGATGATACTAGATTTATTCATTATGAAGGTGACTTTGATTGTGAAGTGGTTGATGTACATTCAAATATGTATACAAGACTTGAAATAGGTAAACATGATGAAAAAAGAAGAACACTACAATCAGTTTTAGATGGTTATGTTGGCGATAGACAATATCCTAAATGAAAAGAACTTCCACATATAGAATGTGAATTTGCTCATGCAATGGGAAATGGTCCTGGTTCTTTATATGACTATTTTGAAATATTTTATTCAAACGAAGCTTTTGCAGGGGGATTTGTTTGAGAGTGATATGATCATGGAATTGAATCCAAAGATCAATACAATAATGTTTATTATAAATATGGTGGCGACTTTGGCGATGATCCAACAAATGGAACTTTTTGTATTGATGGATTAATGATGCCCGATGGAACAATTTCACCTGGATTAATTGAATATAAAGAAGTTATAGCTCCAGTTGTTTTAAAACTATCAGAAGATAATGCTAAATTTTTTGTTACCAATAGACATGATTTCACATTATTAAGTCAGTATGATAGTTGCATAAAAATAACTAACTCTAATGGAAGAGTCATTTATCAAGCGAATATTGATTTACATGATATCTTACCAAGAACTACAAAAGAATTTTCACTTCCAAAAATAAACAAATTAAAAAATACATATTATTTTTTAAGTTTGGAACTTAGATATAAAAAAGACACTATGTTTTCAAAACAAGGTGATATTGTATCAATTAAAAATGCTGAATTAAATTTTATTGAAGAAAATAAACCAATTATTAGTGATGATAGTTATATAAAAGTTAATGATAAAGAGTTTGAGTTAGAAATATTTACAAAAGATTTAAAAATTATATTTGATAAAACAAATTCAAACATTAGATCAATTTATAAAAATGATAATTTAATAGTTGAAAAAGGTCCACAATTAAACTTCTGAAGAGGTTTAACAGATAATGATAATGATCAATACAGACAAATATGAATGAAACAATTTTTTGTTCATTTATTTTCAGAAAGTGTAATGAATTATGAAATTGAACACACTGACAATGGTTTAATGATAAATGTTGAAACAATAAATGGAGCAGTAAATCAAGCTTGATATTTCACATCTCAATATAGATATTTAATTCATTATAATAATACAATTGAATTTGAAGTAAATGGTAAACCAAGTGGTTTAATAAATGTTAGTGAGGAAATGACACAAAAAGCTGGCTCTGGTTCATCCATAAAAATTGATCCAAATGATATAGTTCCAAAAATGTTGCCTAGAATTGGAATAAAAATGAAACTAAACAAATCATTTGATAGTTTTGAATATTTTGGAAAAGGCCCTGGTGAAAGTTATAGTGATTCTTGCCAAGCTAACCCATACAACTTATATAGTCAAACTATTGATCAATCATTTACTAATTATGTACATCCACAAGAAAATGGAAATAAACACAAATCTTTATGAGTTAAACCTAAGAGTGATTTTTTATCATTTAAAGTTTATGCTCCAACAAAAGAAAATAGATTTGATTTTTCTTTAACATATTATGATGATATGCACTTAACTTTAACAAAACACAGAAATGAATTAATTAAAGATGATTTTATTCACTTTAATATTGATTATAAACAAAATGGTTTGGGTTCAAATTCATGTGGTCCATTGCCAATGGATAAATATAAATGTACAGTTGAAGAATTTAAAATTAAATTCATTATGGACTTTAATTAA
- a CDS encoding MGH1-like glycoside hydrolase domain-containing protein — MQDKFYFESNINRFSTADSEINYQQVPFDIEYNYKLTNKSNPFSDCGAWFGYYISNKRNLSFTGPMVISQEIPINIAHSLSNIYFVINNKVIKTFTDYRVEEKNGYLQIYASIKNKKYKIDITKKIYFINHEDALIELDLKSNSKEKLEIKVCNKIELYKKVKYKSSNGLNDENDWVNYYDSYKIENKKLVIKFDPLINKQEKETFEINHSNKIILLNESEKDNIKTIDYSFEQLNLEHKTNTKINWFHSFYFNRKKFKINFDDNEITSNFLLLNKRWQDYKKPFKNLDEKSKLIAYKSIYTLIGNWLAPNGKFKHDTVVPSITYTDFIGAYAWDVFKISYGLSYFNTELAKACINSMFDYQIKKNDLLRPWDYGMIPDCIFYNYSSDRGGCGFNWNERNTKPPLASWSVLKVFEKDKDIEWLKKIYPKLIDFQQWWMHNRKSQSQPFFLSYGATLDKRNSVNDKKTIIEAISWESGMDNAPRFDWDRMTTFTNYKENLPIAYVCDQNSICLNSFYYLELISLLKIEKYLNLNDFTKKANLSLQLKNNINQYMWSNEENFYYDIKFDKLLPLTEYGKSVEQFLPLYIKITPNNNASKIIKSLNKTNFLTPFPFPTVSFDNQRFDPVDYWRGPVWISFLYFALKGIYNYDKTKALKIKNSIINTLSSKEHLNKPLRENYHPINKKGLSTTNFSWTSSLLISLIKEIK; from the coding sequence ATGCAAGACAAGTTTTACTTTGAAAGTAATATAAATAGATTTTCTACAGCAGATAGTGAAATAAATTATCAACAAGTACCATTTGATATTGAATACAATTATAAATTAACAAACAAATCAAATCCTTTTTCTGATTGTGGTGCATGATTTGGTTATTATATATCTAATAAAAGAAATTTGTCTTTTACTGGGCCAATGGTTATTTCTCAAGAAATACCTATAAATATTGCTCATTCATTATCTAATATTTATTTTGTTATTAACAATAAAGTTATTAAAACTTTTACTGATTATAGAGTTGAAGAAAAGAATGGCTATTTGCAAATATATGCTTCAATCAAAAATAAAAAATATAAGATTGATATAACTAAAAAAATATATTTTATAAATCATGAAGATGCTTTAATTGAATTAGATTTAAAATCAAATAGCAAAGAAAAATTAGAAATAAAAGTATGTAATAAAATAGAACTTTATAAAAAAGTTAAATACAAATCTAGTAATGGTTTAAATGATGAAAATGATTGAGTTAATTATTATGACTCATACAAAATAGAAAATAAAAAACTTGTTATAAAATTTGATCCTTTAATAAATAAACAAGAAAAAGAAACATTTGAAATAAATCATTCAAATAAAATTATTTTATTAAATGAATCAGAAAAAGATAACATCAAAACAATTGATTATAGTTTTGAACAATTAAATTTAGAGCATAAAACAAATACAAAAATTAATTGATTTCATAGTTTTTATTTCAATAGAAAAAAGTTTAAGATTAATTTTGATGATAATGAAATTACTAGCAACTTTTTATTATTAAATAAAAGATGACAAGATTATAAAAAACCTTTTAAAAATTTAGATGAAAAAAGTAAATTAATAGCATACAAATCTATATACACATTAATTGGAAATTGACTGGCTCCAAATGGAAAATTTAAACATGACACTGTTGTTCCTTCGATAACTTATACTGATTTTATTGGAGCTTATGCTTGAGATGTTTTTAAAATAAGCTATGGTTTATCTTACTTTAACACTGAGCTTGCAAAAGCTTGTATTAACTCAATGTTTGATTATCAAATAAAGAAGAATGATTTATTAAGACCATGAGACTATGGAATGATACCTGATTGTATATTTTACAATTATTCATCTGATAGAGGTGGTTGTGGTTTTAATTGAAACGAAAGAAACACAAAACCCCCGCTTGCATCATGATCTGTTTTAAAAGTTTTTGAAAAAGATAAAGATATTGAGTGATTGAAAAAAATTTATCCCAAACTAATAGATTTTCAACAATGATGAATGCATAATAGAAAATCTCAATCTCAGCCATTTTTTCTTTCATATGGTGCAACACTAGACAAAAGAAATTCTGTTAATGATAAAAAAACTATTATTGAAGCAATATCATGAGAATCTGGTATGGATAATGCACCAAGATTTGATTGGGATAGAATGACAACATTTACAAACTATAAAGAAAATTTACCTATAGCTTATGTTTGTGACCAAAACTCAATATGTTTAAATAGTTTTTATTACTTAGAATTAATTTCATTATTAAAAATTGAAAAATATTTAAACTTGAATGATTTTACAAAAAAAGCTAATCTTTCTTTGCAATTAAAAAATAATATCAATCAATATATGTGATCTAACGAAGAGAACTTTTACTATGATATTAAGTTTGATAAACTTTTACCACTAACTGAATATGGTAAATCAGTAGAACAATTTTTACCATTGTATATAAAAATCACTCCTAACAATAATGCATCAAAGATAATTAAGTCATTAAATAAAACTAATTTTTTAACGCCGTTTCCATTTCCAACAGTTTCTTTTGATAATCAAAGATTTGATCCTGTTGATTATTGAAGAGGTCCTGTTTGAATCTCATTTTTATACTTTGCTTTAAAGGGTATTTATAACTATGACAAAACTAAGGCTTTAAAGATAAAAAACAGCATTATAAATACGCTTAGTTCAAAAGAACATTTGAATAAACCATTGAGAGAAAATTATCATCCTATAAATAAAAAAGGATTATCAACAACAAATTTCTCTTGAACTTCATCACTTTTAATATCTTTAATAAAAGAAATTAAATAA
- a CDS encoding amino acid permease encodes MRKTFSLKKTSSVDKKISLFAMVSVALLAIFNFQNVVDNYVGLGLSAAVAFLIAVVVFLFPFVFIIAEFASLQKGTKSGLTSWIQVSVGRKVAFLTSFMFWFANLTYFFSAVPSRINYLSFAVTGSDYTNDPVYNQVLPWVAVAFFFLVTFISTLNTKKLSKVTSLGGGLMIGITAFFFVVAIIGWIVGSVNSGALRPSISGTEGSSTVPGTEAPGIAADADLNLWGTTGGLGFAWISTFIWVLMAADGGQSLGVYVNEVRGGRKTFIRAMLISVSLIGFAYVLGTLLVSVFPPTGGLASGWADSFSNLFYFILHPMGVDNATIAKITYILIGSIFFISAIGGIIVWTSAPVKVMFSEISPGVFGQRLSKENRHGVCSFGTWIQFIIVTPLMLFLMLSKGDLASSLELIKGAAGWIGLLPWLVIFASYVNLRMKKEYEIRSFKMGNRIFGISLGIVLSIITIGILFLTFFDRAPLNEPYETWPSDWYLGSILKVVMIFLILVPAYLWYYFKFEYQIRDAKIANRNNISQNAIINKYNFISKLKYRFIYNEKYQEFEYKKNEILDLAKEKITKIYEQEDKLQEMINVELDKTKSKELKISKKELKKEISNIKKELKSELRKATRDFNNEILSCAKNDKLAWDKDYVEIKKHINELKKQEELNKKDNVLIQQIITKKKQLKEQINNLKIEYKNKNIKKDEFNSKNNELLKELYTISIVKPYKDIMIEDLESSIKKDIDFDDVCPKKYFEEMDQNVKFETIAAYDYGFYAKKELSSKIIISDDKFLLVQTLSGSLVAKQYELKNIKLLLKSKDQSITITNNGKWIDLDKIELIHVENSQIESFVFYI; translated from the coding sequence ATGAGAAAAACATTTAGTTTGAAAAAAACTTCAAGTGTTGATAAAAAGATATCGTTGTTCGCAATGGTATCTGTTGCACTTTTAGCAATTTTTAACTTTCAAAATGTTGTTGATAATTATGTGGGATTAGGTTTAAGCGCCGCGGTAGCATTTTTAATTGCTGTTGTGGTGTTTTTATTTCCCTTTGTATTTATCATTGCTGAATTTGCCTCGTTGCAAAAGGGTACAAAATCTGGATTAACTTCATGAATTCAGGTTTCTGTTGGTAGAAAGGTAGCATTCTTAACATCATTTATGTTTTGGTTTGCAAATTTAACATATTTCTTTTCTGCAGTACCATCAAGAATTAATTATTTGTCATTTGCTGTTACTGGTAGTGACTATACAAATGACCCAGTATATAACCAAGTTTTACCTTGGGTTGCAGTAGCCTTCTTTTTCTTGGTTACTTTTATATCTACATTAAATACAAAAAAACTTTCTAAAGTTACATCTTTAGGTGGTGGTCTAATGATTGGTATAACTGCATTCTTCTTTGTGGTTGCAATCATTGGATGAATTGTTGGATCTGTTAATTCAGGCGCTTTAAGACCAAGTATTTCAGGTACTGAAGGTAGTTCAACTGTTCCTGGAACTGAAGCACCAGGAATTGCAGCAGATGCTGACCTTAATCTTTGAGGTACAACTGGAGGTTTAGGGTTTGCTTGAATCTCTACATTTATTTGAGTTTTAATGGCAGCTGATGGTGGACAATCATTAGGTGTTTATGTTAATGAAGTTAGAGGTGGAAGAAAAACATTTATTAGAGCAATGCTTATATCAGTTTCACTAATAGGTTTTGCTTATGTTTTAGGTACACTATTAGTTTCAGTGTTCCCGCCAACAGGTGGATTAGCTTCTGGTTGAGCTGATTCATTTAGTAATTTATTTTACTTTATTCTTCACCCTATGGGTGTTGATAATGCAACTATTGCAAAAATTACATATATTTTAATTGGTTCAATATTCTTTATTTCTGCAATTGGTGGAATAATTGTTTGAACATCTGCACCAGTTAAAGTTATGTTTTCAGAAATTTCACCAGGAGTATTTGGACAAAGATTATCAAAAGAAAATAGACACGGTGTATGTTCATTTGGAACATGAATACAATTCATTATTGTAACTCCATTAATGTTATTCTTAATGCTTTCAAAAGGAGATTTAGCTTCTTCATTAGAATTAATTAAAGGAGCGGCTGGTTGAATAGGTTTATTACCTTGGTTAGTAATATTTGCATCTTATGTTAATTTAAGAATGAAAAAAGAATATGAAATACGTTCATTTAAAATGGGTAATAGGATATTTGGAATATCGCTCGGTATTGTTTTATCTATAATCACAATTGGAATATTATTCTTAACATTCTTTGATAGAGCGCCATTAAATGAACCATATGAAACTTGGCCTAGCGATTGATATTTAGGTTCAATATTAAAAGTTGTAATGATATTCTTGATTTTAGTGCCAGCATATCTTTGATATTATTTTAAATTTGAATATCAAATCAGAGATGCAAAAATTGCAAACAGAAATAACATTTCTCAAAATGCAATTATCAATAAATACAACTTCATTTCAAAGCTTAAATATAGATTTATTTATAATGAAAAGTATCAAGAATTTGAGTACAAGAAAAACGAAATACTAGATTTAGCTAAAGAAAAAATTACTAAAATTTATGAGCAAGAAGATAAACTTCAAGAAATGATAAATGTTGAATTAGACAAAACTAAATCTAAAGAATTAAAAATTTCTAAAAAAGAACTTAAGAAAGAAATTTCTAATATTAAAAAAGAATTAAAATCTGAATTAAGAAAAGCAACACGTGACTTTAACAATGAAATTTTAAGTTGTGCTAAAAATGACAAATTGGCATGAGACAAAGATTATGTTGAAATTAAAAAACATATTAATGAATTAAAGAAACAAGAAGAACTAAATAAAAAAGATAATGTTTTGATCCAACAAATTATTACAAAGAAAAAACAATTAAAAGAACAAATCAATAATCTTAAAATTGAATACAAAAATAAAAACATTAAAAAAGATGAGTTTAATAGTAAAAATAATGAACTATTAAAAGAGTTATATACTATAAGTATTGTTAAACCTTATAAGGATATAATGATTGAAGACTTAGAGTCATCAATTAAAAAAGACATTGATTTTGATGATGTTTGTCCAAAAAAATATTTTGAAGAAATGGACCAAAATGTTAAATTTGAAACTATTGCAGCTTATGATTATGGTTTTTATGCAAAAAAAGAACTATCATCAAAAATTATTATTTCTGATGATAAATTCTTATTAGTTCAAACACTATCTGGTTCTCTTGTTGCAAAACAATATGAATTAAAAAATATAAAATTATTATTAAAATCTAAAGACCAATCAATTACTATTACTAATAATGGAAAATGAATTGATCTAGATAAAATAGAACTAATCCATGTAGAAAATTCTCAAATTGAATCTTTTGTATTCTATATATAA
- a CDS encoding aldose epimerase family protein, with product MVLVALNKITNRFLNENIISLAKAKDIFNFIKQELNIDSNQKFIFDKNIKTNYKEHFFDIDVIRQHLASTNQLSNQEIENKINYLMSLFLTDQKKLNKILSDNNPFEYLKKISLLSYYIKKDKNDKNLIWNHKSKYGNMRISINKAKPEKTIDEIKKAREAVQINNKDEPKCPICIENIGYKGNASKDSRENLRVYFIDFPNNQKWFLQYSPYAYLNDHFVINNINHQPMKISFQTVDNLLDFVDKNPLYFLGSNADLPIVGGSLLSHDHYQGGKDKLPLMNAKTIRKIKVSNETYIHQLNWPLNAIKIVSNNKEETACIAKYIINNWKHFQNKKLVNKDNNSSTLIVNKINDKFHFYIILRNNSVSQNRPFGNFHFHQDKFNIKQENIGLMEAAGLAILPVRLESELLQIVNILNTNNIDEIKNHKSLSKHYEWVNSLLSKNKKIDEKNIFKYASDVFVNGLEDCKVLSKKEFELFLNNLFLNQDISLINKNKLKIVINKIGFSFKEISLKEKNYLLQYENSFSYYSNSILLNSFVGPIAGRVENKSLNFNDQIYDLPLDEKNNYLHSNGSNLSHLVFNFSNIKKDKMFLSFNAYKDIYVKELDTFYKVKINFKLLNHTNKMVITYNVLSNKKSYFANPTQHFYFQLPSDENINDYLINIDHNDSFYNLSKNMNPLLIKNIKLKNEFNSIWSISNELNEEQHKIVGGYIDHPFKSNKDKIILKNNYSQIILKSEIKDFVIYTHNFASYEKVISTTKKQNNLGVCVEFQKTPISINLNNSSEIKYELEKPYKNKIEIEIN from the coding sequence ATGGTACTAGTTGCTTTAAATAAAATTACAAATCGTTTTTTAAATGAGAACATAATTTCTTTAGCTAAAGCTAAAGATATTTTTAATTTTATAAAACAAGAACTTAATATTGATTCAAATCAAAAATTTATTTTTGATAAAAATATAAAAACAAATTATAAAGAACACTTCTTTGATATTGATGTTATTAGACAACATTTAGCATCAACAAATCAGCTTTCAAATCAAGAAATAGAAAATAAAATAAACTATTTAATGTCTTTGTTTTTAACAGATCAAAAAAAATTAAATAAAATTTTGTCAGATAACAATCCCTTTGAATATTTAAAAAAAATTTCGCTTTTAAGCTATTACATCAAAAAAGATAAAAATGATAAAAACCTAATTTGGAACCATAAATCAAAATATGGGAATATGAGAATATCAATTAATAAAGCAAAACCTGAAAAAACAATTGATGAAATAAAAAAAGCTAGAGAAGCTGTTCAAATAAACAATAAAGATGAACCAAAGTGTCCTATATGTATAGAAAACATAGGTTATAAAGGAAATGCTTCAAAAGATTCAAGAGAGAATTTAAGAGTTTATTTTATAGATTTTCCAAATAATCAAAAGTGGTTTTTACAATATTCACCATATGCTTATTTAAATGATCACTTTGTCATTAATAATATCAATCATCAACCAATGAAAATAAGTTTTCAAACTGTTGATAACTTACTAGATTTTGTAGATAAAAATCCATTATATTTTTTAGGTTCAAATGCCGATTTACCAATTGTTGGTGGGTCATTATTAAGTCACGACCATTATCAGGGCGGAAAAGATAAATTACCATTAATGAATGCTAAAACTATTAGAAAAATAAAAGTGTCAAATGAGACGTATATTCATCAATTAAATTGACCTTTGAATGCAATAAAAATTGTGTCTAATAATAAAGAAGAAACAGCATGCATTGCAAAATATATAATAAACAATTGAAAACATTTTCAAAACAAAAAGCTAGTTAACAAAGATAATAATTCATCAACATTAATAGTTAACAAAATTAATGATAAATTTCATTTCTATATAATATTAAGAAACAATTCTGTTTCCCAAAATAGACCTTTTGGTAATTTTCATTTTCATCAAGACAAATTTAATATTAAACAAGAAAATATTGGATTAATGGAAGCAGCAGGTCTTGCAATATTGCCGGTAAGGTTGGAATCTGAACTTTTACAAATTGTGAACATTTTAAATACCAATAATATTGATGAAATTAAAAATCACAAATCTTTGTCAAAACATTATGAATGAGTAAATTCTTTGTTGAGTAAAAATAAAAAAATTGATGAAAAAAATATTTTTAAATATGCATCAGATGTTTTTGTAAACGGACTTGAAGATTGTAAGGTACTTTCTAAAAAGGAATTTGAATTATTTTTAAATAATTTATTTTTGAATCAAGATATTTCTTTAATCAATAAAAACAAATTGAAAATTGTAATTAATAAAATTGGCTTTTCATTTAAAGAAATATCGTTAAAAGAAAAGAACTATTTACTACAATATGAAAATAGTTTTTCATATTATTCTAATTCTATTTTATTAAACTCTTTTGTAGGACCAATAGCTGGTAGAGTAGAAAATAAATCATTGAATTTTAATGATCAAATTTATGACTTACCACTTGATGAAAAAAATAACTATCTTCATTCAAATGGATCAAATTTATCACATTTAGTATTTAATTTTTCAAACATTAAAAAAGATAAAATGTTTCTATCGTTTAATGCTTATAAAGATATATATGTAAAAGAACTAGATACTTTTTATAAAGTAAAAATCAACTTTAAACTGTTAAACCATACAAACAAAATGGTTATTACATACAACGTTTTGTCAAATAAAAAAAGTTATTTTGCTAACCCAACACAACACTTTTATTTTCAATTACCAAGTGATGAAAATATAAATGATTATTTAATAAATATTGATCATAATGATTCTTTTTATAATTTATCTAAAAATATGAACCCATTATTAATCAAAAATATTAAATTAAAAAATGAGTTTAATTCTATTTGGTCAATAAGTAATGAATTAAATGAAGAACAACACAAAATAGTTGGCGGCTATATTGACCATCCTTTTAAAAGCAATAAAGATAAAATAATTTTAAAAAACAATTATTCACAAATAATATTAAAATCTGAAATAAAAGATTTTGTTATTTACACCCACAATTTTGCTTCTTATGAAAAAGTTATTAGCACAACAAAAAAGCAAAATAATCTTGGTGTTTGTGTTGAATTCCAAAAAACTCCTATTTCAATTAATTTAAATAACTCTTCTGAAATAAAATATGAATTGGAAAAACCATACAAAAATAAAATTGAAATTGAAATTAATTAA